Proteins encoded by one window of Leishmania infantum JPCM5 genome chromosome 32:
- a CDS encoding putative profilin produces the protein MSWQAYVDDSLIGSGNMHSAAIIGAADGSYWAYGGSYVPQPEEVQHIQKCLSDFSLVQSSGVNIYGVKFFGLQCGTDGDCKYIFFKKGAAGGCIYTTKQAFIVAVYGNPGDTSSLQQDLEKNTAHTVTVNPADCNTTVKRIADYLIKLGY, from the coding sequence ATGTCGTGGCAGGCATACGTTGATGACAGCCTtatcggcagcggcaacatgCACAGCGCTGCTATTATTGGAGCCGCTGATGGCAGCTACTGGGCGTATGGCGGTAGCTACGTTCCGCAGCCGGAAGAGGTGCAGCACATCCAGAAGTGCTTGTCCGACTTCTCGCTCGTGCAGTCCTCTGGTGTGAATATTTACGGTGTCAAGTTCTTCGGCCTCCAGtgcggcaccgacggcgacTGCAAGTACATCTTTTTCAAGAAAGGTGCAGCCGGCGGGTGCATTTACACGACGAAGCAGGCATTCATCGTTGCCGTATATGGGAACCCCGGTGACACCTCCTCGCTTCAGCAGGATCTTGAGAAGAACACGGCTCACACGGTCACCGTGAACCCTGCGGACTGCAACACTACAGTGAAGCGCATAGCGGATTACCTCATTAAGCTTGGCTACTAA